The following proteins are co-located in the Mesorhizobium australicum WSM2073 genome:
- a CDS encoding CHRD domain-containing protein, translated as MRAHSFLPALSALAISTAFLFASPAMAEMVKYKATLDGGQQSPAVTTKGKGTATLTFDTTKKKLSWNVKYSGLSGPATAAHIHGPAAAGENAPPVIPFKGKLKSPIKGSATLTDAQAADLEAGKYYVNVHTAANKDGEIRGQIEKAM; from the coding sequence ATGCGCGCTCACTCCTTCCTGCCGGCGCTATCGGCGCTCGCCATTTCCACCGCTTTCCTGTTCGCATCACCGGCCATGGCCGAGATGGTAAAATACAAGGCGACCCTCGATGGCGGCCAGCAGAGCCCAGCCGTCACCACGAAGGGCAAGGGGACGGCCACTCTCACCTTCGACACCACCAAGAAGAAGCTCAGCTGGAACGTGAAGTATTCCGGCCTCAGCGGCCCGGCGACAGCGGCGCACATCCACGGCCCGGCGGCGGCGGGCGAGAATGCGCCTCCGGTGATCCCGTTCAAAGGCAAGCTCAAGAGCCCGATCAAGGGGTCGGCGACGCTGACCGATGCGCAGGCCGCTGACCTCGAGGCCGGCAAGTATTATGTCAATGTGCACACGGCGGCCAACAAGGACGGCGAGATTCGCGGCCAGATCGAAAAGGCGATGTAG
- a CDS encoding thiamine pyrophosphate-binding protein produces the protein MKTGGQLIVDALEANGTDRMFCVPGESYLAVLDALHDSSIRTIVCRQEGGAAMMADCQGRLTGKPGICFVTRGPGATNASAGIHIAMQDSVPLILFIGQVASHAKEREAFQEVDYVRFFGDIAKWVVEIDDASRIPEFVTRAFAVATSGRPGPVVISLPEDMLTSVVDAPEALPHTPVETYPGEAELDALEMLLAGAKRPFVILGGTRWNADAVARMHEIAEAWSLPVGCSFRRQMLFDHLHPNYAGDVGIGINPKLATAIKQADVVLLIGGRMGEMPSSDYTLLKSPYPDQALVHVHADAGELGRVYRPTLAINASPAAFVEAFTKRMPAGTPSWAAETAKLHAAYLDWSTPPENGPGPVQMGPIMNYLENVLPDDAILTNGAGNYATWVHRFHRFRRFATQGAPTSGSMGYGTPAAVAAKALYPERTVVAFAGDGCFLMNGQEFATAVQYDLPIVVIVVNNGIYGTIRMHQEREYPGRVVGTDLKNPDFAALARAYGGHGETVERTADFAPAFERARTSGKPAIVEIRLDPEAITPTRTMTQIRDRA, from the coding sequence ATGAAGACCGGTGGACAACTGATCGTCGACGCCCTCGAAGCCAATGGCACCGACCGTATGTTCTGCGTGCCGGGCGAATCCTACCTTGCGGTGCTTGACGCGCTGCATGATTCCTCGATCCGCACCATCGTCTGCCGCCAGGAAGGCGGTGCTGCCATGATGGCCGACTGCCAGGGCCGGCTGACCGGCAAGCCCGGCATCTGCTTCGTCACCCGCGGACCCGGCGCCACCAACGCTTCGGCCGGCATCCACATCGCCATGCAGGATTCGGTTCCCCTCATCCTGTTCATCGGCCAGGTCGCCAGCCACGCCAAGGAGCGCGAGGCGTTCCAGGAAGTGGACTATGTCAGGTTCTTCGGCGACATCGCCAAATGGGTGGTCGAGATCGACGACGCCTCGCGCATCCCCGAATTCGTCACGCGCGCCTTTGCCGTGGCGACGTCGGGCCGCCCCGGTCCGGTCGTCATATCGCTGCCTGAGGATATGCTGACCAGCGTCGTCGACGCGCCGGAAGCACTTCCGCACACGCCGGTCGAAACCTATCCCGGCGAGGCCGAACTCGACGCACTGGAAATGCTGCTTGCCGGCGCGAAGCGTCCCTTCGTCATTCTTGGCGGCACACGCTGGAACGCGGACGCGGTGGCGCGGATGCATGAGATCGCCGAGGCCTGGTCGCTTCCTGTCGGCTGTTCCTTCCGCCGCCAGATGCTGTTCGACCATCTTCATCCAAACTATGCCGGCGATGTCGGCATCGGCATCAATCCGAAGCTGGCGACGGCTATCAAGCAGGCGGACGTCGTTCTCTTGATCGGCGGGCGCATGGGCGAGATGCCCTCTTCCGACTACACGCTGCTGAAGAGCCCCTACCCCGACCAGGCCCTTGTGCATGTCCATGCCGATGCCGGCGAACTCGGCCGCGTCTACCGTCCGACCCTGGCGATCAATGCTTCGCCAGCGGCTTTCGTCGAGGCTTTCACCAAGCGCATGCCGGCCGGAACGCCATCATGGGCGGCCGAAACAGCCAAGCTGCATGCCGCCTATCTCGACTGGTCGACTCCGCCTGAAAACGGTCCCGGCCCGGTCCAGATGGGACCGATCATGAACTACCTGGAAAACGTGCTGCCGGACGATGCCATCCTCACCAATGGCGCCGGAAATTACGCAACCTGGGTACACCGCTTCCATCGCTTCCGCCGCTTCGCCACGCAAGGAGCGCCGACGTCGGGCTCGATGGGCTACGGCACCCCGGCGGCGGTCGCCGCCAAGGCGCTGTATCCGGAGCGCACAGTGGTCGCCTTCGCCGGCGACGGCTGCTTCCTGATGAACGGCCAGGAATTCGCCACCGCCGTGCAGTACGACCTGCCGATCGTCGTCATCGTCGTCAACAACGGTATTTACGGCACCATCCGCATGCACCAGGAACGCGAATATCCCGGCCGCGTCGTCGGCACCGATCTGAAGAACCCTGATTTTGCAGCACTTGCCCGCGCCTATGGCGGCCATGGCGAGACGGTGGAGAGGACAGCTGATTTCGCGCCTGCCTTCGAGCGCGCGCGAACCAGCGGCAAACCGGCGATCGTCGAGATCAGGCTCGATCCCGAAGCGATCACCCCGACCCGGACGATGACACAGATACGCGACAGGGCTTAA
- a CDS encoding CaiB/BaiF CoA transferase family protein, with translation MAEPPLKGVRVVELARILAGPWAGQLLADLGADVIKVESPDGGDDTRKWGPPFVMSHDGENLSAAYYHSCNRGKRSIAIDFSTPEGAETVRRLVATADVLIENFKLGGLKKYGLDHGSLKEINPRLVYCSITGFGQDGPYAPRAGYDFIIQAMAGMMSITGEPGREPQKAGVAISDIFTGLYSVIAIQAALRHAEQTGEGQHIDMALFDTQISALGNQNLNYLVSGKSPVQMGNAHMNIAPYEVLPVRDGHIILAVGNDGQFAKFCAAVGLGDLPANPDFTTNPARVANRVELRARIIEALKIFDRDPLLAKLEAASVPASPINTIGQMFDDPQTIARGMRLDLDDGHGNRLPSVRAPMVMSGTPLTYERPSPRLGEHTDEILAELEKSGK, from the coding sequence ATGGCCGAACCCCCGCTGAAAGGCGTCCGCGTCGTCGAACTCGCCCGCATTCTTGCCGGGCCCTGGGCCGGGCAGTTGCTTGCCGATCTCGGCGCCGATGTCATCAAGGTCGAGAGCCCCGATGGCGGCGACGACACCCGCAAATGGGGTCCGCCCTTCGTCATGAGCCACGACGGCGAGAACCTGTCGGCCGCCTATTACCATTCCTGCAATCGCGGCAAGCGCTCCATCGCCATCGACTTCTCGACGCCCGAAGGCGCCGAGACGGTGCGCCGGCTGGTCGCGACGGCGGATGTGCTGATCGAGAACTTCAAACTCGGCGGCCTGAAGAAATACGGGCTCGACCACGGCAGCCTGAAGGAAATCAACCCTCGCCTCGTCTACTGCTCGATCACCGGTTTCGGTCAGGATGGGCCTTATGCGCCTCGCGCGGGCTACGATTTCATCATCCAGGCCATGGCCGGCATGATGTCGATTACCGGCGAGCCCGGCCGCGAGCCGCAGAAAGCCGGCGTCGCCATCTCGGATATCTTCACCGGCCTCTATTCGGTCATCGCCATCCAGGCAGCACTTCGCCATGCCGAACAGACCGGCGAAGGCCAGCACATCGACATGGCGCTGTTCGACACCCAGATCTCGGCGCTCGGCAACCAGAACCTCAATTATCTCGTTTCCGGCAAGTCGCCGGTGCAGATGGGCAATGCCCATATGAACATTGCCCCCTACGAAGTGCTTCCGGTCAGGGACGGCCACATCATCCTGGCTGTCGGCAATGACGGCCAGTTCGCCAAATTCTGCGCCGCGGTCGGGCTGGGCGATTTGCCGGCCAATCCCGATTTCACCACCAATCCGGCCCGCGTCGCCAATCGCGTGGAACTTCGCGCACGCATCATCGAGGCGCTGAAGATTTTTGATCGCGATCCGCTGCTGGCGAAGCTCGAAGCCGCCAGCGTGCCGGCAAGCCCGATCAACACGATCGGCCAGATGTTCGACGACCCGCAGACCATTGCCCGCGGCATGCGGCTCGACCTCGACGACGGCCATGGCAACCGCCTGCCGTCGGTGCGCGCGCCGATGGTGATGTCGGGCACACCGCTTACTTACGAACGCCCCTCGCCGCGCCTTGGCGAGCACACTGACGAAATCCTTGCCGAACTGGAGAAGTCTGGGAAATGA
- a CDS encoding alpha/beta fold hydrolase translates to MPFSQQRVVRSPTGADLNLFVRQADSSPRAVVQINHGLAEHAGRYDRFAGFLSARGFHVYVHDHRGHGTTRAPDAPLGRFADKDGPAKVIADVDAIRDLIAREQPDLPVILFGHSMGASVALNYLLRHSDRIHAAAIWNGNFSQGLLGQVALGILAWERMRLGSDVPSRLLPKLTFQAWGKAVPDHRTLFDWLSRDDAEVAKYIADPLCGWDASISMWRDVVAMALNGGKDAAFAGIRRDLPVAIVGGEKDPASDYGKGITHLANRMRKMGFSNLVSKVYPGTRHESLNEANRDTVMDDFANWADAVLKARRFGPSQEP, encoded by the coding sequence ATGCCATTCAGCCAGCAGCGCGTGGTCCGCTCGCCGACCGGCGCCGACCTCAATCTGTTCGTCCGGCAGGCCGACAGCTCTCCGCGTGCGGTGGTCCAGATCAATCATGGCCTGGCCGAGCATGCCGGGCGCTACGACCGCTTCGCCGGTTTCCTGTCCGCTCGGGGTTTCCATGTCTATGTCCATGATCACCGTGGCCATGGGACGACCAGGGCGCCCGACGCGCCGCTCGGCAGATTCGCCGACAAGGACGGCCCGGCCAAGGTGATCGCCGATGTCGACGCCATCCGTGATCTTATCGCCCGCGAGCAGCCTGACCTGCCGGTGATCCTTTTCGGCCACTCGATGGGCGCGTCCGTGGCGCTGAACTACTTGTTACGGCACTCGGATCGGATCCATGCCGCAGCCATCTGGAACGGCAATTTCTCGCAAGGCCTGCTCGGCCAGGTGGCGCTCGGCATCCTGGCCTGGGAACGGATGCGGCTGGGCTCCGATGTCCCGTCGCGCCTGCTGCCGAAACTCACCTTCCAGGCCTGGGGCAAGGCGGTCCCCGACCATCGCACCTTGTTCGACTGGCTTTCGCGCGACGATGCGGAGGTCGCGAAATACATCGCCGATCCGCTCTGCGGCTGGGATGCCTCCATATCGATGTGGCGCGATGTGGTCGCGATGGCGCTGAACGGCGGCAAGGATGCGGCCTTTGCCGGCATCCGGCGCGACCTTCCCGTCGCCATCGTTGGCGGCGAGAAAGACCCTGCCTCGGACTACGGCAAGGGCATCACCCATCTCGCGAACCGCATGCGCAAGATGGGCTTTTCTAATCTGGTTTCGAAGGTTTACCCCGGCACCCGCCACGAGAGCCTGAACGAGGCGAACCGGGACACCGTCATGGACGATTTCGCCAACTGGGCGGACGCTGTCCTGAAAGCCCGACGGTTTGGCCCATCGCAAGAACCGTGA
- a CDS encoding ribonuclease T2 family protein: MRIAVVFGLALLAGSLAGAAHADVKMSGTFVADAACPATQAIKNAKNPGNVSTDAGKTYQLLAGNKDAPTHYLILVPGADPERRWVKVSCGHLSGSSAVTAPAAPGGQGKPAASGKPEYVFALSWQPAFCETKSNKTECKAQSLGEFDATNFTLHGLWPQPNGNFYCQATASDKANDNPAHWQDLPPVNLDAETRAELDRVMPGTASKLERHEWIKHGTCYGKSQQEYFSDALHLMREVNSSPVRDLFAKNIGGKLTADQIRSAFDQSFGAGAGDRVRVSCLIDPSSGRRLIGELTLGLAGPIGPNSSLKDLLLASVPTNKAGCPTGTVDAIGFQ, encoded by the coding sequence ATGCGCATTGCTGTTGTTTTCGGATTGGCCTTGCTGGCGGGGTCGCTGGCAGGCGCGGCGCATGCCGACGTCAAGATGAGCGGCACCTTCGTGGCCGACGCTGCCTGTCCCGCGACGCAGGCGATCAAGAACGCCAAGAACCCCGGCAATGTCTCGACCGATGCGGGCAAGACCTATCAATTGCTGGCCGGCAACAAGGACGCTCCGACCCACTACCTCATCCTGGTGCCGGGCGCCGATCCCGAGCGCCGTTGGGTGAAGGTCAGCTGCGGCCATCTCTCGGGCAGCAGTGCGGTGACCGCGCCGGCGGCACCGGGCGGGCAAGGCAAGCCGGCGGCCTCGGGAAAACCCGAATATGTTTTCGCGCTGAGCTGGCAGCCGGCCTTCTGCGAGACCAAGTCGAACAAGACCGAATGCAAGGCGCAAAGCCTTGGCGAATTCGACGCCACCAATTTCACGCTGCACGGCCTGTGGCCGCAGCCGAACGGCAATTTCTATTGCCAGGCTACTGCCAGCGACAAGGCCAATGACAATCCGGCTCACTGGCAGGACCTGCCACCGGTCAACCTCGATGCCGAGACCCGCGCCGAACTCGACAGGGTGATGCCGGGCACCGCCTCGAAGCTGGAACGGCATGAATGGATCAAGCACGGCACCTGCTATGGCAAAAGCCAGCAGGAGTATTTTTCCGACGCCCTTCATTTGATGCGTGAGGTCAACAGCTCGCCCGTGCGCGACCTCTTCGCCAAAAATATCGGCGGCAAGCTGACCGCGGACCAGATCCGCAGCGCCTTCGACCAGTCCTTCGGCGCGGGAGCAGGGGACCGGGTGCGTGTGTCCTGCCTTATCGATCCGTCGAGCGGCCGGCGGCTGATCGGGGAACTGACGCTTGGCCTTGCCGGCCCGATCGGTCCGAACAGCTCGCTCAAGGATCTGCTGCTGGCCTCCGTGCCGACCAACAAGGCCGGTTGCCCGACCGGCACGGTCGACGCGATCGGGTTCCAGTAA